Within the Deltaproteobacteria bacterium genome, the region GCGTCCAAAGTGAACTTGCGGGCCTGGCTTCACCAATCGCAGCGAAATCGATAATCAACGGCCCTCGCGTAGTTGAAAGGTCTCCACCCAAAATGGGACACTGAAACTCTAACGCGTGGGAAAGTGCGCCTTGATAAAAAATTTCAAGATTTGCTTTTTGCTCAGATTCTGTCCACGAGGAGGGTATCGCGATTGAAATTGTGCATCCTAGTGGCATCGCCGCCATGGCCGCCAGATCGCTCAGGACCCGGGCAAAGCCTTTGTAGGCAACGTCGTCGAACTTTGAAAAACGTAAGTCAAAGTGGGTCCCTTCGATAGTTAGGTCCGAGCAAAACGTTACGGGACGTCCTGAAACTTGAACGGCGGCGGCGTCGTCGCCGATTCCAATCATGGTCGAATATTGGTGAGACGATTTGCACCAGTCGCGAATTTTCTCTACGAGATGAGTTTCTTGTAACAAGGTCACGTGCTTTCGCCTCGATCTTTACGACTTCATGTTGGCTTCTAGTTCAACTGGGCTTAAAACGGCCGTCAACAATTGACGAAAAAAACAAATGAGAACAGAATCCCATTCTATGACGATCAGTACAATGTTGCCAATTCAAGAGGGTGAACTTCAACTTTCTAAGGATCCAGTCAAAGCAGTGCTTGGCTGGTTAGAGGACGCCCAAAAGGCGGGACTTCCGGAGCCAACCTCGATGACGTTAGCGACGTCGACCCACGATGGATTCCCCTCTGCGCGGATCGTTCTTTTCAAGGGCTGCTCAGAGTCGCCGACTGGCCAAGAGGGTTTTGAGTTTTTCACAAATTATGACAGCCAGAAATCGAGGCAATTAACGGATAATCCGCGGGCTGCACTTGTTTTTCACTGGGTCGCGATGCGAAGGCAGATTCGTATCGAAGGACCAATTGAAAGGCTAAGTGCAGAAGAGTCGAATCGCTATTTTCAAAGTCGACCTCGTGACAGTCAAATTGGTGCATGGTCGTCGCCGCAGTCGAAGCCAATTCAGTCGCGAGAAGAGCTAAGTGCCTTGGTTGAAAAAAACCGATTGAGATTTGGAACTGACGCAGTTCCTTGTCCCCCATTTTGGGGCGGATGGCGGTTGGTTCCCAAGCGAATTGAGTTTTGGGAAGAGCGTCCATTCCGCCTTCATGAACGTCACGAATGCCTTTTTGAAAGAGGTTTGTGGACCTACAGGCGCCTAGCGCCCTAGGGTTTCGCTTCGCTCTCCGGGCTACGCTGCTTTTCGCGCAGTGGCGCGAAAAGATTTAGCGTGTCGTTTTGTCGCAAGCAAAGCTTTCGATGCCACTGCATCGAAAGCGATCAGCCTGGTGGCCAGGCCATCGGGCGGCCGCCGAGAATATGAAAATGCAGATGGTGAACACTTTGACCGCCGTGATCGTTTGTATTGGCGACAAGTCGGTAGCCATTCTTCGCTAAACCTAATTTTTCTGCGATCTCGCTAGCTTTCACCATCAAGTGCCCTAGCGTGACTGCATCCTGCGGAGTTATTTCGGCCATCGACCGAATTTCCTTTTTAGGAATCAGCAAGACGTGCACAGGCGCTTGCGGTTGGACGTCATGGAATGCCAAACATAGGTCATCTTCGTAGATGATCTTTGCGGGAATTTCTTTATCGATAATTTTTTTGAATATGGTCATCCAGCTAGTTTGAGAACTGAACAGAGAATTGTCTACCAGTTCTCGTGATTCGAGACGGATGCCATGCGCCGAAGATTGCGGTGCAGCGAGTGGAGTCTCGGATCAGGCTTGTGATGTAACGACCTCGTCGCCGTTGAAAGTGACTCGAGATGTGCGACTTGTTCAGAGGCAATTGCCTTCATTTCAGGTAGCATGGAGGACGGCTGTTGCGAGGCCCAATCGATCCATACGTCGATCCGATGGAGTTCAACGTCAAGCGCTGCTTGCGTCAGTCGTTCAACGTCGGAGTTTAGTGAGTGAATGAAGTTTAAAACTTCGCGGCTTCTCGTATTGAAGTGGGATTTCTCGTTTTCTTGGTACCGAAGCGCTAATAGCTCGGCATCAATCCATGGCCTTTGATTCTGCCAAAAATCATAAAGAGAATCCGTTTGGCTTGGTTCGGCCGCGTGGCGAAGGGCCGCCTGGGTTCTTCGATCCGCTTCCAGTATGGCGTGTCTCGCGCGGTGGAGTTTTTCGAAAATCGCTAACATGCGGTCGATAAGATCGAGTTCAGTTAAAATTTTCGGATCGGGAAAGTTTTCGTCTTGCTGAACGTGTTTTAATCGCTCGGCTTCGCGTCGCCCCTTGATTGCCAGATGTTGAAATCTAATTCGGGATTGCTCGACCTTGTTTGCAAGAGCAAGATCCGACTGAGTTTCGACAATGGTCTTCGAGAGTCTTTGCTTCTCGCTTCGAACCTCGTGAGCCCAAGTTTCTTTGCTGAATCCGCGCGGTGATAGGTAAAGCGAAAAGCCAGCAATAACCAAACTCGCGACCCCAGTTAGAAAATAAAGTGAAATGGACTCCCAGTGGGGACCAGTCATTTGCCGAAAAAAGAAAAGCAACGAGCTAAACAAAAACCCACTAGCAATACCTGTCAGTGCGAGCTCAATTCGAAACTCATTGGTGCTGAGATAAGCCTGCGAACCGGCAGCCAACATGAGGGCGCAGATTGGTGACAAGTTGTCGCGTCTCGAGGATAAAGGCATCAAGTAGGTTAATAGTAAACTTGCAGCTAAGAGCCCCAATGTGACTTCGAACGCGCCAAAGTGGATGGCCGTTGGATTGGATAGGACTGCCGCAACTCCAACTGATAAAATGATTCCGACTGCGGAGGCTAGCCAACCCGTTAGTCCATGGTGGCGAGAAAGTATGATCCCAGAAGTGAGCACGGTGATCGCAAGTAAAAGTCCCTCGATCGCTCGATTGGACACGATGAAGTAACTCAGAAGACGAACGCGTTCTTGGTTTTGAGTTTTAGGGCCATAGTTAGCCCCAGCTTCAATGAGGCCATGAAGCGATACGGTGTCGACTTTTGTGAGGGCGGCGACGCCCGCGAGCAATGAAATGACAATTACTAACATCGGAGCGTACTTCACGGATCGCTGGCTGAGGCCCGACGGTCTGGGGGAAAAAGCGTAGAAATCAAAGGCCGTGATTAGAACTGCGCCAATTAGTAGGACCGCAATTTGAAGACCTATTCCATATCCCGACGAGGAATTTAGCATTCCATCATTGTCTTTGATTTCTTCGAAAAGTGACGAAATTTTCGAGACCTTGGCGACACGGGATCAAGATAGGTCATTCTGGACGCGTTATCGTGTTTCGAGTTGATACGACTTAAAGATCGACTGCCATCGATTCATTTGAAATGATTTTGGGCAAACTAATAAAGGTCACGATTGTTTCATTGACCTTGCCGACACCCAGAAAATAGGCGCGGTCACTGCCTTGCGCGACGCTAGGCCGCCGCTCAAGTTCACTGAGATTGGAAACGATTACCGAATGCACGCGATCAACGATCGCAGCTAGCGGACCAGCCTCAGTCTCGAAGACAAGTTGGCAAAGAGGTGATTGGCCGTTTCGAATACCCAGTCTTTCCCGCAAATCAATTACGCCGATGATCTCGCCACGTATATTGATGACACCTTTAAAGTAAGGGGCCATGTTTGGGATCGGCTTTGGGGTCTGATGCTCGATCACTTCTCGAACTTCGACAAGAGACGCAGCGAAAAGCTCATCCCCCATCTGAAAAACAATAAACTTGTCAGATGAATCATCAAGATTCGCGGTGTTTGACACGATTCATAGCCCCTTTGTTACTGCGATGTAAAATAGCGCCGAGCCATTTCAGATAGATTTAGGATAATGCAGGGTTCGCCGTCCGAAAGAATGGTTGTACCGCTGAAATAGGGAACTGGGCGAAGATGACCTAGTAGCGGTCGGACAAATACTTGCTGCTGTCCAATTACTGAATCAACAGAAATTCCAAGTTGATCTTCGTGGTGCCGCACGATCATTGCCGGCCGCGGGCGGGCAATTGCCGACTGGGAGACTGCTATCTCGCGAGTCGATTTAGGAACGAGCGCGCTTGTCAAAAAGGTTTCTATATCTGCTAGTGGTATAATTCGGTTGCGAAGATCAAAGACTTGTTCGTGATCACCATCGACGGAGCTTGGCGGAAAGTCTCGGAGGTCGATGACTTCCGCGATGTCGCGATTCGGTATTGCATAAAGTCCGCCCACGGACCGAATAACGATGGCGTCCACAATCGAAAGATTTGTGGGTAGAGAAATGTGTATGCGGGTCCCTTTGCCTACTTCACTTTGCACTTCCACTTGACCAGCCATTCGCTGCACCTCGGCCGCAACAACGTCCATTCCAACTCCGCGGCCACTAAGTTCAGTAACGGCTTCGGCTGTTGAAAGGCCAGGCATAAAAATCAGTTGTAGCTTTGCGCCAGGAGTTAGCTCTTGCCCTTGGTCAACAAGTCCACGCTGAACTGCTTTTTTGAAGACGATTTCGCCGTCAATACCTTTTCCGTCGTCTTCGAAAATTAAGCTAACCCCAGTACTCGTGTTCTCGGCAGTCAGTTTAACTTTGCCAGAGGGCGCTTTGCCCTTTTGCTTGCGCACGTCCATTGTTTCGATGCCATGGTCGATGGCGTTTCTTGCGATATGCACTAGTGGCTCGACCATGCTTTCGACAATTAGCTTGTCGAGAGTCACATCTTCACCATAGCGCTCGACGTGAACCTGTTTATTCAATTTTGATGCAGTATCTCTGACCATGCGTTCGATCTTCTGAAAGAGCCCTTCCACCGGGATCATTCTGATGGCGAGCGCTGCATCTTGCAGATCTTGCACGAGCTTGGAATTGAGGTCGATGATGGTTCGAGTCGCCTTCGAGTCTAACGTGCTTTCAACTGCCGATCGCGCAAGTATGGATTGGTTGAGCGAAATTTCACCTACAAGCTGAATGAGTCTATCAAGTTTTAGGGCGCTTACGCGAAGAGTTTCGTCGACCTTAACTGATTCTTTCCGCTGTCCCGCATTCTCCTTTCCGCTGCTCGCGGCTTCATCGGTTTGCTGGTTTGCGGCACTCGTTGTGTCGTAGTTTGCCGTCGTCTGAGACGTCGCTGTCAGTAGATCCGATGGCAGATCGCCAACCAAAACTTTGAGTCCGGTTTCAATCGATTCGGACGATATTTCCTTCTCGGTTTCGGGATCGACCTTCAGCCGTTCAATCCATCGTCGAATTTCCTGCTCAACTTCTAACAAGGTCGCGACAGTTTCTTCGAACGGAATCGTGGTTTTACCGTAGTTGTCGCGAATCCGGACTAGATAGTCCTCGATCAGATGAAGGCGATTATGAAGATTTTCGAACCCAGCTAGGCCAGCGCTTCCTTTTAGGTTGTGGGCGCATCGCATGAGGACCACAAAAGAATCGCTTGTTGCTGTTGGCTTTAGATCAAAACAAAAACGTTCCCACTGTCCGAGGACGTCGTAGGCGTCTTCAATGAAGACACTCAGTGTTTCGGCATCGATAGAATGACTTGCCACCAAGTTAGCTTATCAAATTGATGCACGAACTCTATGTGTTACAGGGTCCAATTCGGTAAGCTCGACCTAGAGCTGGGAT harbors:
- the thiL gene encoding thiamine-phosphate kinase, whose product is MTLLQETHLVEKIRDWCKSSHQYSTMIGIGDDAAAVQVSGRPVTFCSDLTIEGTHFDLRFSKFDDVAYKGFARVLSDLAAMAAMPLGCTISIAIPSSWTESEQKANLEIFYQGALSHALEFQCPILGGDLSTTRGPLIIDFAAIGEARPASSLWTRSAIRPGDQIYVTGKLGGAAYALEELQAGRRASLSDELLQRHLRPKPRLDVATRLAPCPISGAIDISDGLLADLSRACRASFVTPVLEEASIPVHEGASLRHALHGGDDYELLLFLPGGWHDCDYAQSELRHVGAKRIGYVEAAKDHSATF
- the pdxH gene encoding pyridoxamine 5'-phosphate oxidase — translated: MTISTMLPIQEGELQLSKDPVKAVLGWLEDAQKAGLPEPTSMTLATSTHDGFPSARIVLFKGCSESPTGQEGFEFFTNYDSQKSRQLTDNPRAALVFHWVAMRRQIRIEGPIERLSAEESNRYFQSRPRDSQIGAWSSPQSKPIQSREELSALVEKNRLRFGTDAVPCPPFWGGWRLVPKRIEFWEERPFRLHERHECLFERGLWTYRRLAP
- a CDS encoding histidine triad nucleotide-binding protein; its protein translation is MTIFKKIIDKEIPAKIIYEDDLCLAFHDVQPQAPVHVLLIPKKEIRSMAEITPQDAVTLGHLMVKASEIAEKLGLAKNGYRLVANTNDHGGQSVHHLHFHILGGRPMAWPPG
- a CDS encoding purine-binding chemotaxis protein CheW, which produces MSNTANLDDSSDKFIVFQMGDELFAASLVEVREVIEHQTPKPIPNMAPYFKGVINIRGEIIGVIDLRERLGIRNGQSPLCQLVFETEAGPLAAIVDRVHSVIVSNLSELERRPSVAQGSDRAYFLGVGKVNETIVTFISLPKIISNESMAVDL
- a CDS encoding chemotaxis protein CheW; the encoded protein is MASHSIDAETLSVFIEDAYDVLGQWERFCFDLKPTATSDSFVVLMRCAHNLKGSAGLAGFENLHNRLHLIEDYLVRIRDNYGKTTIPFEETVATLLEVEQEIRRWIERLKVDPETEKEISSESIETGLKVLVGDLPSDLLTATSQTTANYDTTSAANQQTDEAASSGKENAGQRKESVKVDETLRVSALKLDRLIQLVGEISLNQSILARSAVESTLDSKATRTIIDLNSKLVQDLQDAALAIRMIPVEGLFQKIERMVRDTASKLNKQVHVERYGEDVTLDKLIVESMVEPLVHIARNAIDHGIETMDVRKQKGKAPSGKVKLTAENTSTGVSLIFEDDGKGIDGEIVFKKAVQRGLVDQGQELTPGAKLQLIFMPGLSTAEAVTELSGRGVGMDVVAAEVQRMAGQVEVQSEVGKGTRIHISLPTNLSIVDAIVIRSVGGLYAIPNRDIAEVIDLRDFPPSSVDGDHEQVFDLRNRIIPLADIETFLTSALVPKSTREIAVSQSAIARPRPAMIVRHHEDQLGISVDSVIGQQQVFVRPLLGHLRPVPYFSGTTILSDGEPCIILNLSEMARRYFTSQ